Proteins encoded within one genomic window of bacterium HR17:
- the budC gene encoding Diacetyl reductase [(S)-acetoin forming], translated as MSKVAVVTGAARGIGKAIATRLARDGYAVVVADVLGDLARQTAEELRQQGATASSFAVDVRDEAQVQGMIAHAVRELGGVDVLVNNAGVMWRGSVVETPADAFDFVLSVNLRGAFLGIKHAAPVMRRRGGGVIVNIASIHAFATQAGMAAYAASKTGLIGLTRAAALDLGAWGIRVVAICPGAVDAPMLRDKVSESEAEATVQRWASASPLNTILQPEDVANCVAWVVSDAARRLTGVAVLLDAGVATDLRIR; from the coding sequence GTGAGCAAGGTCGCCGTCGTCACCGGAGCCGCACGGGGCATCGGTAAAGCCATCGCGACCCGCCTCGCCCGTGACGGCTACGCCGTCGTCGTCGCCGATGTGTTGGGCGATTTAGCCCGGCAAACAGCCGAGGAACTCCGCCAACAAGGTGCGACCGCATCGTCGTTTGCCGTTGATGTGCGCGATGAAGCCCAAGTGCAAGGGATGATCGCCCACGCGGTCAGGGAACTGGGGGGCGTGGATGTCCTTGTCAACAATGCAGGTGTTATGTGGCGGGGGAGCGTTGTGGAGACGCCGGCAGACGCTTTTGACTTTGTGCTGTCCGTGAACCTGCGCGGGGCGTTTCTGGGCATCAAGCACGCCGCACCTGTTATGCGCCGACGCGGCGGCGGTGTTATCGTCAACATCGCTTCCATCCACGCCTTCGCCACGCAAGCCGGCATGGCGGCTTACGCCGCTTCCAAGACCGGCTTAATCGGGTTGACGCGGGCTGCTGCGTTGGACCTTGGCGCATGGGGTATTCGGGTCGTCGCGATTTGCCCGGGCGCCGTAGATGCCCCGATGCTGCGCGACAAGGTCAGCGAATCCGAAGCGGAAGCCACCGTGCAGCGGTGGGCAAGCGCCTCCCCATTGAACACGATTTTGCAGCCAGAAGATGTGGCAAATTGCGTCGCTTGGGTCGTCAGCGATGCCGCAAGGAGGTTGACAGGGGTCGCGGTGTTGTTGGACGCCGGTGTAGCGACGGATTTGCGCATCCGATAG
- the mlaE gene encoding putative phospholipid ABC transporter permease protein MlaE translates to MGMTIARHLLPTLLVRFLTWLGEIAWLLNESVRAIGMWRWQWWLTVEQIAVAGWRSLPIVLLTISAAGAVLALYTSAELAARGGDQFLGWLIAYTIFREVSPVATGLVVAARVGSAYTAELGTMKITEQIDALRVMGVSPIAFLVVPRLIACVIATPVLCLVGDVAGTIGGYLVATRSGVAPTVYIDSIRTYMDFGDLFWGAMKALPFGTLIALVSCRQGLRVEGGAIGVGRATTDAVVISFVLIYATDYVLSALLPR, encoded by the coding sequence ATGGGCATGACGATTGCCCGCCATCTCCTCCCGACGCTGTTGGTGCGGTTTTTGACCTGGTTGGGGGAGATCGCATGGTTGTTGAACGAGAGTGTTCGGGCGATAGGGATGTGGCGGTGGCAATGGTGGTTGACCGTTGAGCAAATCGCTGTGGCTGGATGGCGGTCGCTCCCGATCGTCCTGCTCACAATTTCTGCTGCCGGCGCTGTGTTAGCGCTGTATACAAGCGCGGAGTTGGCGGCACGCGGCGGAGATCAATTTCTCGGTTGGCTCATCGCCTACACGATTTTTCGCGAAGTCTCACCAGTAGCGACGGGATTGGTCGTCGCCGCACGGGTCGGCTCCGCATATACAGCCGAGTTGGGCACGATGAAAATTACCGAGCAAATCGACGCCTTGCGCGTTATGGGTGTCAGCCCGATCGCCTTTTTGGTCGTCCCGCGTCTGATTGCGTGTGTTATCGCCACGCCGGTTCTTTGCTTGGTAGGTGATGTCGCTGGGACAATCGGCGGCTATTTGGTAGCGACACGGTCGGGTGTGGCGCCTACTGTCTACATAGACTCTATCCGCACCTACATGGATTTCGGTGACCTTTTTTGGGGTGCGATGAAAGCCCTGCCTTTCGGCACGCTCATCGCATTGGTCAGTTGTCGGCAAGGGTTGCGCGTGGAAGGTGGTGCCATCGGTGTCGGGCGCGCCACGACTGACGCTGTCGTCATCTCGTTCGTGCTTATCTACGCGACCGACTATGTTTTGTCTGCTCTGTTACCACGCTAA